TAACAGTTGTATCTGAAATGTACATGGAAAGTCCATTTCGGAGAGTATTCTGTGTGTATTCTCTGTGTACATTTCAGAGAGTAAGTGGGACCAGGTTATGGAGGGCAATGTCATATTTAGAGGTTTAAATCACGTCCTGTAAGAAGTGTGAATCCATGGAATAATTTCAGACAGCATATTCATGTAAGCAATATTCAGAGTATAACATTTTTTGATGACATCAGGACAGCGTTATGAAAATCAAGCATTGTACAGTCCTACTGAGGTTTTTGAGACATAAAGTTATGTTTGTCTTCATACAAAACTATCCCAGTCTCatacttttttggttttcattctgacttctagttttattcttcctgTCTCATTACTTGCTGTTAGGTTCTCAACTATTGCTTACTTATTTCATTATAGTTGTCTCCCTGATGCAACCTCAGACATCTTTTTGATCGATTTGTAGCTGGAAAAACAGAAGAATTGTGATTGCAATTCCACACATATTTTGAATCGTTATTAAAATGATTGTTAGTAGCTTTTAAGTATTGCCACTGTCCTGCTCATTGAGTGCCCTGGTTTTGTGATACACCTTTCTAGTTACTTATAGGTTTTCCTCCCCATACTTGGCAATTTGATTGTTCAGGATAATGAAACACCAATTACCAGATAAGTAGCAGATAGATAAGTAGTAGATATAAGATAAAGATATGGGATTATGATAAGCACTAAACAAATGCAGGTAGCATAATACAATATACAGTTTTTAATTCGGCAGACATACAGATAGGGAATTCAAAGAAGAAAGAGCTGCAGGTATAAGATCTAGTATCCAGTTGCTTTGAGCAGATCTCTTAGACGGTCATTTCATTTTCAAGTGATCTTGTTGAGTCAAGACCTCAGACCCACACCAGGGGTTTGATGATGACATATCCTTTGATTTCGTAGTTCAGAGCCCGCCAGTCCAGGATATTGGCAGGGACTGGGGTACCCTGATAGGCAGACAGGATCTCTTCTGGGGGCAGTACAGAGTTCCACATGTACAAATCCCCAATCTCTCCCACAAAGGACTGGCTCTTATCAAACTTGCCGCCATAGGAATCCTGCTCCTGCCCCAGGACAATCTTGGGATGAGCTTCCACAGAGTAACCCTGTCGCAGACCCTTTTTCACCAAAGGTGTCCCATTGATCCAAAATTCAGCAATACCTGATGAGGACTCCCAGCTAACACAGATGTGCACTGGAGCCGGGAACTTTTCAATAACTTTGAATGTAACTTTTTGTCTTCCAATGTAGAGACTATAATCTCCAactctttctttataaactactaGCTCATTATCCTTTCCCTGGGTATTGTAGGAGAAGAGGCTGTAGGGACGGGAGAGATCAGTGTAGGCTCGAAAACACAAGGTAAAGTTCTGCAGAGGCTTCTCCAGCTGTGTGATCAAGTTTACATGATCAGTAACAGATTCTCTAGGAAATACAAACACCTTCCCACTGAGGTCTGTgggataaagagagaaagaaagataatgaCCTTCAGCATAAATGCAGAGAAAAGATGTCTCAGCTTCAACCATTTTCTCACTTTATGATTCTTCATCATTCCTTGACCTCCTTACCTGTGTGAGCAAAGGCTTCCAGGAGGCTGGTGAGGACAGAGACCCAAAGCAGCAGCTTGTTCATATTCCTGGCCTAGGGCTATTATAGCAGGAGCAGTGACCAGGATGAGGGCAGCAGATAACACAGTGGCTGTCCCCCTAGCGTCTGATATTCACGCCCTTAGACTTCAGGCTATTCAGGGTTTATATGCACTTTGGGTGAGGATAGGGGAGGAAGAACACCAATAATGTGTGAGGGATTTTCCAGGTCTGCCCCCTGGCAGGAGTGGTGAGGCCCTGAGCTGGAAAATCAATGGGAgttatttattagagacaagtGACGGCTAGAGCTCCAACTCCTGTGACCCAGATTTTATTGCTGGGAAGAGAGTCATTGCAGGGCAGTAGGGTTATGGATGGGATGAGGCGCTGGGCTGGCCATGTcagcagagtctctctctgctctctgggCCCCTCTCTCTGATGGCTCGGTGCTCTGCCAGAAGCTCCTGAGCCATGTGGAGTGTATTGCTGAGCTCAACCCTCTCGTGGGCTATGGGAACaaggccttttctttcttttatagttCTCAAGTTGTCTTCTATTTGTAGGATATTCTAGGATTCTACTTTCTGCTGAAGACCCTAAACAGTGCCTTCACCTTTGCCTAATTCAACATCAAGTAATACATTCAGGCAAAGCTAAGGGGAAAGAGGGACTTGGAGAATAAACTTTCTGTCCCCATGAAGCTTAGTATTTTTCTGCTACTTCTACTCAGCGCTTTTTTTCTTTTGCGTATCATGGTACTTCCTTATCCTAGATCTTTCCATTTCTCATTATTACTTGTTTTTCTGGTTACTTCATACTACCTGCAGAGATGTCAACATCTCCCCaaatttttctctcctcttctttgaGTCCTGGGTCATTGAGTGTATATCTAATCCATCTTTGGTGATGACTCCACTAATACTCACATTTATTCACTAATTCTCAGGTACTACACTAGGTGCTAGGGATTCAGTGGTCACTGACTCTTGCACAACCCCAGAGATCTCCATCTTCATTCTTTCTACATCTACTTCATTCTCTCTCTGTACAGTATATTAACCACCACTCAAACCTTGTCTGCCTCTGAGATATCAAACTGATGTTCCTCTTTCTAGccacattatttctttctctctcatccctAAATTATATGGCATCTTGTTTCTCATCCTATTGTTTAGCCTCTTATTCACTCTTTCTTCTCTTAGGTCACCCCAGACCTAATCAGCCTTTTCAATGACACAATCACTGCCACCAAGAATACACTTTCTTTATCATTGTTCAAAGTATCCTTCCTATTCTTATCCCTGGGGAGTTTCCATTCTCTACTTTTTCTCTAAATGGAAGCCCCGGTTGTGAAGCCTTATCTGGCCTGTTGCACAGTATGGGTTAGTGATAAAGTTGGGATTATGCATCTGTTGActtttgaattaaataaatataatttgctTGGAAGCCGATGCCATTTGCAATCTGGCTTTAACATGGCTGTATCTCAGAATCTAATCCTATTCTCCAGTCAAACCCCTCTAACTGTTGTTCTTTATACATTCCTggattttctgatttcatgacTTCTATTCCTTGCCTTCATTCTGTCTTgaatttctctcttatttttttctgtttcttagaaTTCCAGCCATTTTTCAACATTAATCTCAAGCTTATTTAGGTGATGGTTATACTAAAagtccagacttcaccactatgttATTGCTGTCTATGTAATAAAACTAAACTTGTATGCCTTgtatttatacaaaaaatatgaaaaatagaaaacagtctGCTTCATGAAAACTTTTCTAATGTCCCAACTATACGttattttccctcttttataCTTCCCATATGGTTAAGATAAAAGACTTTGGGATAGAATTCCAATGTTGCCATTTACTAGTGGCTGGCTATTCTGCAAGTCACTAAACCCCTCTGAACTTTAGTTTCCTTCTCTGCGAAATGAAGATAAAACTATCTACCTCACAGTGTTTCTCTAAAGATAAATGAGATACTATGATACACATAAAGTACATGGAACAGTATCTGAAAGGTTATTATTACCATCATTTTAGAGTCTTTATGGCTGTTACCATTATCTGTCTCGTATTATACCTATTATTGTGTTTATCTCTGATCCCTTCTAGATTGAATCTGGGTATTAGGACTTATTTATATTTAGATCATTGATTTTATCTAATAATTTTTCTTACACATGAAAATAAACTGTTATATATTGTGGAATCAAAGGACTCAACTTTGAGTGAGGATTTTTTCTTTACAAGAAACAGTTTATTAGCAACAAAAAGTACAATACAATTGAGTAATATGATCAGGTAATGCTGGAAGTAGGAGCAGGAAGGTAACCTTTCTTGAGAACCCAGGGACTATGCAATTCCCTAACATTTCCAGATGTTAATTAATAAGTGCCATAAAACTCAGAGAACACAGGGCTCACCAGATGCTTTtagttttcttcataaataaataaataatcattctCTTTAACAAAAAATGGTTTGCAAATTAACGTAGATAAGAGTCTTCTCTAATGGGAGATGAGTACAGGGAACAGGTCTTGGGGATGAGTGACACAGCCTTAGACTCATGGTGAGAGAGCTTGGAGATAAGGGCTTTACGTAGCTGTTGAGGCCAAGTGACAGGGTTTGTAGTTGAATATAAAAATGTTGTGTTCATACACTGTGAAGAGAAAAGCTTGGTTGGAAGGTAGGATCTATAGTAGAattggaaaatggagaaaaagtgGAGTCTGATTCTGTTGTTTAGTTTCCTTCCCTGGAATATGCTTCTCAGGCCTTGGAAGAGAACAGCTTGCACTTCAAGGGTTGTCAAAACGGAAACTGAGAATTCTTTCTATTGCAGAAAGGAAAAGTTCTGATGTCAGGATGTGGGAAAATGAATCCTGGGTCTTCAGAACTGGGAGCAATTCTCACAGTGAGCCAATCCTCACTGTTGCTGGATCCTCTTGGGTGCCTTCCTGCCAGTGAAAGTTCAGGTCAAGGTAGTGGCACCTGTCTGGATGGCTATGGAAGAGTTGAGGGTGGGGAAGAAAAGATacagtatgttgaagagaagcAGGTCCACCTGTGTGCCCCAAACAGAGCTGTCTTGGCTACATTAATTGCCCATGCAACAAAGTTTGCCCTTAGAGAGCATAGTGGAAGAAGGCATCGGCAGCAGCAGAAAGAGGATCTGACTCGGAGCTTCAACAAGGCAGAAGTATGAGATATAACTGAAGATCACCTGAGTGATTAAAGAATACcttaaagatgctttctgagacaTTAGGTGTTTGTAGAAGACATTAAATCACAGTAACCGATGAGTAGAAGACATTAAATCACAGTAACCAATGGGAATAGGAAGAGACTGAGTAGAACACAGGGTAGAACAAGATTTGTGTTcagtaaaaaattatttgctgtgtgttctgttagCTGTAAGGGAATTTGAGAGCATTTAGATGGAAAGAGGCAATGGACACATGCATCAAGAGTAACTGATTATCACTCTGATATGTGGTTGGATAAAACCAACGATACACAACTTAGACTgatggcagggtctcactgtaaaggcaaaaaaggacaaagatgagaattttaaaaatatagaatatggAACCATATTTCTGACTGCAAATGATGTGGAAAAACATGGCGCTGCCAGTGCAGATAGGACAATTGAGAGGATGTTCACTTGGAGGAGGTGGAGGGTAGGTGGTAAGCTTGGTTCCTCAATTGTTAAATTTGAAATGATAGTATGACCTACATATAAGAAAGGTCTTGGAGAATTTGAAACATGTGACTGTCACTTGGAATTAGATATACAGGTTTCAGAGGAATCAACATATAAAtgataatgaaacaaaaatgaattttgtctttcagtggaagagagaagagagaaaaggtcAGGGAGCCAAGCACTGACTTGAGGAAGCATTCACATTCATGGTGTTAGAGACAAGATAAGAATGGCAGGTGGGGAGGGACGTGGGAGACAAAAAATTATGTTTGGCAGAGAGGATGGTGTGTGGTGTCATGGAAACCAAGtcagtgtaagtgtccaggaagcAGTATCCAGTGGTATTAAATGCATCAGAGAGATCTAAGTTGAATGTGTGCTGGATTTAGCAATAAAAACTTCATTGGTAACCTTTGAAAGAGCAATTTTCATAAAGTGAGCATGTCAGAAGCCAAGTTTCAGGGAATgatggagggagaaagaggaagggagttTGTTTCCTAAGGTTCAGTAATTCTGACAAAGAACAAAAGGAGAGAAACAAGATTCTCCACAGGAGACTCGGGATTCAATGTATATTTCCCACACAGTTTATAGATTGTCTCTTCTTGACAGAGTGGCTATCATGTCTTTGTTGCCCACCTCATAACATTTCAGCcaacaacagagaaaaatcagtGTCCACCTGAGATTACAACTGACCTTTCTACCCAAGTAGCTCTTTCAGGCTTTAAATGCCAGGCTCAGGCTGCTGTGAACTCCTACCTCCCCTTTGCAATTCTGGCAGCTTCACAAATTGGTCAATCCCTTTCCAGGTCGTGCTGATACACCGGAGTCTTTTCTTGATCTCATTTCTCTGTTCCTAATTTCAGGgttcatttataaaagaaaatctctgctaagtttttttttaattttctacttttagGTTTAGTGAGGCACCTCGACCATATTACCTCACTGAAATCTCACTTTGTGTTCAGAATTCACCTGAAGCTGCTCTCTGGAATGTCACCATATCTCTATCTTAGTCTTTATCTTTCTTGACATCCCTTCACGCTCACACTTCTATTTGAACAAcccatttttacagttttataaaatacagatttcaTTGCTGAGATtagtgtttattcattttttaaatataaatttttaaataaaatttaccattcaCTGGCACCCACTGGCCACAGCCATCTTCATGCTGTTCACAATCCCCTCATAATACCTGGGTCTTCTGGGAGGAGAtgtgcaaagaagaaaaatataacagcAGGGACTCAGTGTA
This region of Macaca fascicularis isolate 582-1 chromosome 1, T2T-MFA8v1.1 genomic DNA includes:
- the APCS gene encoding serum amyloid P-component translates to MNKLLLWVSVLTSLLEAFAHTDLSGKVFVFPRESVTDHVNLITQLEKPLQNFTLCFRAYTDLSRPYSLFSYNTQGKDNELVVYKERVGDYSLYIGRQKVTFKVIEKFPAPVHICVSWESSSGIAEFWINGTPLVKKGLRQGYSVEAHPKIVLGQEQDSYGGKFDKSQSFVGEIGDLYMWNSVLPPEEILSAYQGTPVPANILDWRALNYEIKGYVIIKPLVWV